One window from the genome of Thermococcus siculi encodes:
- the cas3 gene encoding CRISPR-associated helicase Cas3' has translation MDTQELFRELTGFEPYDYQIRAWKNIEKIMENGGKAVIEVPTAGGKTETAVMPFLSGVYHNSWPVARLIYVLPTRSLVEKQADRVRNLVSGLLQLKGKSGEEAKKLAREVVIVEYGLEKTHAFLGWIVVITWDAFLYGLAAHRTVGNRFTFPAGAIAQSLVVFDEIQMYQDESMYMPRLLSLVVGILEKANVPVIVTSATIPSKLREMIVEGTEVITVEDGDKNKPSRGNVKVRVVEGDTAGVLNDIKKALEEGRKVLVVRNTVRKAVETYQFLKGELHDILIDPSDALLIHSRFTVGDRREKERALDSARLIVATQVVEAGLDLPNVGLVVTDIAPLDALIQRIGRCARRPGEEGEGIVLLPVEDDIESEKVVRGLSELKKKVGKDSVVFATVTNTKEYGRVAEVHYGEDKKDSVHVGDINLARKILGEKKGRRNPKLPKDLYIIPYSTAPYDPLVLLTTYDELSNIEEYLNNTAKAREALDKVYRFHYENNIIPREFASAYIYFKELKLFSAPPEYELRSRPELYMMLYPTSEKKMEKLNMNRIIRISYDRNRLYAWKKDEIIVGRLREIWGETSRDVAGWEVQKTFTPSPYGIYAMNPSYYTQELGFVPGTLGSKDDIDTSNERGNSNSKEPSEDSTEKSAGNTSKKMGDQGKQVSLERWGVRV, from the coding sequence ATGGATACCCAAGAACTCTTCCGAGAGCTGACCGGCTTTGAGCCATACGATTACCAGATTCGCGCGTGGAAGAACATCGAGAAAATCATGGAAAACGGCGGAAAGGCCGTTATCGAAGTTCCCACGGCGGGAGGAAAGACTGAAACCGCTGTAATGCCGTTCCTCTCTGGAGTCTATCACAACAGCTGGCCCGTTGCCAGGCTGATCTACGTCCTGCCAACGAGATCACTCGTGGAGAAGCAGGCGGACAGAGTGAGGAACCTGGTTTCTGGGCTTCTTCAGCTGAAAGGAAAATCGGGGGAAGAGGCGAAAAAGCTCGCCAGGGAAGTTGTTATCGTTGAATACGGTCTTGAGAAAACCCACGCGTTCCTCGGCTGGATAGTTGTGATAACGTGGGATGCGTTCCTCTATGGCCTTGCAGCCCACAGGACAGTCGGGAACAGGTTCACATTCCCAGCGGGGGCAATAGCTCAGTCTCTCGTCGTATTTGATGAGATTCAGATGTATCAGGACGAATCAATGTACATGCCACGCCTTCTTTCACTTGTCGTTGGAATTCTCGAAAAGGCCAACGTGCCGGTCATTGTAACGAGCGCAACTATTCCTTCAAAGCTGAGAGAGATGATAGTAGAGGGCACGGAAGTCATAACAGTCGAAGACGGGGACAAAAACAAGCCGTCAAGGGGGAACGTGAAGGTCAGAGTAGTTGAGGGAGATACTGCGGGAGTTCTCAATGACATTAAAAAGGCCCTGGAAGAAGGAAGAAAAGTTCTGGTTGTGCGTAACACAGTTAGGAAAGCCGTTGAAACTTACCAGTTTCTGAAAGGTGAGCTACACGACATCCTGATTGATCCCTCGGATGCGCTGCTCATACACAGCAGGTTCACAGTTGGCGACAGAAGAGAGAAAGAGAGAGCTCTTGACTCAGCAAGGCTGATCGTTGCGACTCAGGTGGTGGAGGCTGGACTCGACCTGCCGAACGTGGGATTGGTAGTAACCGATATCGCACCACTCGATGCCCTCATCCAGCGCATTGGTAGATGCGCAAGACGGCCAGGAGAGGAAGGAGAGGGCATAGTACTCCTACCGGTGGAAGATGACATTGAGTCCGAAAAGGTCGTGAGGGGACTTTCGGAGCTGAAGAAAAAGGTAGGTAAAGACAGTGTCGTCTTTGCAACTGTTACAAACACAAAGGAGTATGGCAGGGTTGCGGAGGTCCATTACGGAGAAGACAAGAAGGATTCTGTGCACGTTGGTGACATCAACCTCGCCAGAAAAATCCTAGGGGAAAAGAAGGGAAGAAGAAATCCAAAACTGCCCAAGGACCTTTACATAATACCCTACTCAACGGCTCCCTACGACCCGCTGGTGCTTCTCACGACATATGACGAGCTATCAAATATCGAGGAGTATCTAAACAACACGGCAAAAGCAAGGGAAGCGCTCGATAAGGTTTACCGCTTCCACTACGAGAACAACATCATACCGAGGGAGTTTGCCTCCGCCTATATCTACTTCAAGGAGCTGAAACTGTTCTCAGCTCCGCCCGAATACGAGCTCCGCTCCAGACCAGAGCTCTACATGATGTTGTATCCAACAAGCGAGAAGAAGATGGAAAAACTTAACATGAACAGAATCATTAGGATCAGCTACGACAGGAACAGGCTCTACGCATGGAAAAAGGATGAAATCATCGTTGGAAGGCTCAGAGAGATATGGGGCGAAACCAGCAGGGATGTAGCAGGTTGGGAAGTCCAGAAAACATTCACACCAAGCCCCTACGGTATATATGCAATGAACCCAAGCTATTATACTCAAGAACTCGGTTTTGTGCCTGGCACTCTCGGTTCCAAAGATGATATCGACACATCAAATGAAAGAGGGAACTCGAACTCAAAAGAACCATCGGAAGATTCCACAGAGAAGTCAGCAGGAAATACCTCCAAGAAAATGGGGGATCAAGGTAAACAAGTGAGTCTCGAAAGATGGGGGGTGAGAGTATGA
- the cas7a gene encoding type I-A CRISPR-associated protein Cas7/Csa2, producing MYVRISGRIRLNAHSLNAQGGGGTNYIEITKTKVTVKTGNGWAVVEVPAITGNMLKHWHFTGFVDYFKTTPYGMNLTERALRYNGTRFGQGETTATKANSATVQLNDEATIIGELADADVHGFLAPKTGVRRVALVKVPFILPAEDFIREVEGERLITAIKHNRVDVNESGAISSGNDTAQMLFSREYATGLYGFSIVLDLGLVGVPQSSPVKFEKNQLKPNIVIDPNERKARIESALKALVPMLSGYLGANLARSFPVFKVEELIAIASEEPIPALVHGFYNDYIEANKAIIKNARALGFNVKAFTYKVNLGEDVEATEVSSVEELVAELLNVEGGME from the coding sequence ATGTACGTCCGCATAAGCGGTAGGATAAGGCTGAACGCCCACTCCCTCAACGCCCAAGGTGGCGGAGGAACCAACTACATTGAGATAACCAAGACCAAGGTAACAGTAAAGACCGGAAACGGCTGGGCCGTCGTTGAAGTGCCCGCGATAACCGGCAACATGCTGAAGCACTGGCATTTCACAGGCTTCGTGGACTACTTCAAGACCACTCCATACGGGATGAACCTCACAGAGCGAGCCTTGAGATACAACGGAACGAGGTTTGGACAGGGCGAGACTACTGCAACCAAAGCCAATAGTGCAACTGTCCAATTAAACGATGAGGCCACAATAATTGGGGAATTGGCTGATGCAGATGTTCACGGCTTCCTGGCCCCGAAGACAGGCGTAAGAAGAGTGGCTCTAGTCAAGGTTCCATTTATACTCCCAGCGGAGGACTTTATCCGCGAAGTGGAGGGGGAGCGTCTCATAACTGCAATAAAGCACAACAGGGTTGACGTCAACGAGAGCGGTGCCATAAGCAGCGGTAACGACACCGCGCAGATGCTGTTCAGCAGGGAATACGCCACTGGTCTCTACGGCTTCTCCATCGTCCTTGACCTGGGTCTTGTGGGCGTTCCTCAGAGCTCACCGGTAAAATTCGAGAAGAACCAGCTAAAGCCCAACATCGTCATAGACCCTAACGAGAGAAAGGCAAGAATCGAAAGCGCCCTCAAGGCCCTAGTACCAATGCTCAGTGGCTACCTCGGAGCGAACCTCGCCCGTTCGTTCCCGGTATTCAAGGTTGAGGAACTAATTGCCATTGCTAGCGAAGAGCCGATTCCCGCTCTCGTCCACGGATTCTACAATGACTACATAGAGGCTAACAAGGCCATCATAAAGAACGCAAGGGCGCTTGGATTCAACGTTAAGGCCTTTACTTACAAAGTCAACCTTGGGGAAGATGTTGAAGCCACCGAAGTCTCCTCCGTGGAAGAGCTCGTTGCTGAACTGCTCAACGTTGAAGGGGGTATGGAGTGA
- a CDS encoding BlaI/MecI/CopY family transcriptional regulator encodes MRYIVTVGEHINHIFRNDRLILPQRLEKADVIIDSAVILYSFMKSAEDDDIKKINDCVKKAERAFFALDIPVITKEVKDPYLFQERIEEFERLIVPKTVINLTGGRRILGYELFYAAIEVSNKNPDAVEAVFYVTEDGHPIELPVINPQARLTQLEREILEIVRQSDKPITITEIRDTLSERRGSVYPLPLVSEYISRLEKKGYVKKEPKGRKKFVVALI; translated from the coding sequence ATGAGGTACATAGTTACGGTAGGAGAGCACATAAACCACATCTTTAGAAACGACCGGCTTATTCTACCTCAAAGACTGGAAAAAGCTGATGTTATCATTGACAGTGCAGTTATCCTGTACTCTTTCATGAAAAGCGCCGAGGACGATGACATAAAGAAGATCAATGACTGTGTCAAAAAAGCAGAAAGAGCTTTTTTTGCCCTTGATATTCCTGTGATCACAAAGGAAGTTAAAGATCCCTATCTGTTTCAGGAGAGAATTGAAGAATTCGAAAGGCTGATTGTGCCAAAGACAGTGATAAACCTCACCGGTGGAAGAAGGATTTTGGGATATGAGCTTTTTTACGCTGCGATTGAAGTCTCGAACAAGAACCCTGATGCTGTGGAAGCTGTTTTTTACGTCACTGAAGATGGACATCCCATAGAGCTCCCGGTTATTAATCCCCAGGCCAGACTCACTCAACTGGAGCGGGAGATACTGGAGATAGTACGGCAATCTGACAAACCCATTACAATAACAGAAATCAGGGACACCTTGTCGGAGCGCAGGGGTAGTGTGTACCCATTACCTCTGGTGAGCGAGTACATTTCAAGACTGGAGAAAAAAGGCTATGTGAAAAAAGAACCCAAGGGGAGGAAGAAATTCGTTGTAGCATTAATCTAA
- the cas5a gene encoding type I-A CRISPR-associated protein Cas5a, whose protein sequence is MNVLLVRLRFPFFSVARRSYQVRTSLLLPPPSSLKGALAKGLILLNPEKYASDSLDKAASKAVGEIESKLVNVKAVSVAPISPLVKNAFLLKRLRNLESGSKAEKGDAMRREYTFTRELLVAYVFKDLTREEKERYLKAAMLIDIVGDTESIATPLWASFVEPEEKIAPLAFSAPYSEISSLLFPNIRAKGKIKVYTERAWVSPDYSRAIQAKRKRGKGKKGPEEETFYLPIEERRHKRTVYYTRTVYSPNVGKALTIDGEVLGIWIPKNSSES, encoded by the coding sequence ATGAATGTTCTCCTCGTTCGCCTCCGCTTTCCATTTTTCTCGGTGGCAAGGCGCTCCTATCAGGTGAGAACATCCCTCCTCCTCCCACCACCATCATCTCTAAAAGGAGCACTGGCAAAGGGACTTATCCTACTGAATCCTGAGAAGTATGCCAGTGATTCACTCGACAAAGCCGCCAGCAAAGCTGTAGGGGAAATTGAAAGCAAGCTCGTGAACGTTAAAGCCGTGAGCGTCGCTCCGATAAGCCCCCTCGTCAAGAACGCTTTCCTGCTCAAACGCCTAAGGAATCTGGAATCCGGCTCCAAGGCCGAAAAAGGCGACGCCATGCGAAGGGAATACACCTTCACCAGAGAGCTGCTCGTTGCCTATGTCTTCAAGGACCTAACTCGAGAAGAGAAGGAACGCTACCTAAAGGCGGCAATGCTCATTGACATCGTCGGGGACACGGAGAGCATAGCCACGCCCCTTTGGGCGTCCTTTGTGGAGCCCGAAGAGAAAATAGCTCCCCTTGCCTTCTCGGCACCATACTCCGAAATCTCATCCCTGCTGTTCCCGAACATACGGGCAAAGGGCAAAATAAAGGTGTACACGGAAAGGGCATGGGTATCGCCGGATTACTCCAGAGCCATACAGGCTAAGAGAAAAAGGGGCAAGGGAAAGAAAGGCCCAGAGGAGGAGACCTTCTACTTACCCATTGAAGAACGCCGCCATAAGAGAACTGTGTACTATACGAGGACAGTCTATTCTCCCAATGTTGGAAAGGCGCTGACCATTGATGGGGAGGTGCTTGGGATATGGATACCCAAGAACTCTTCCGAGAGCTGA